From Leopardus geoffroyi isolate Oge1 chromosome B4, O.geoffroyi_Oge1_pat1.0, whole genome shotgun sequence, a single genomic window includes:
- the NDUFA12 gene encoding NADH dehydrogenase [ubiquinone] 1 alpha subcomplex subunit 12 isoform X2 has translation MEYLQVLKRGLQQLSGHGGLRGYLRVFFRANDVRVGTLVGEDKYGNKYYEDNKQFFGRHRWVIYTTEMNGKNTFWDVDGSMVPPEWPPCSLKHNIEIKPINNPSKAFECSRERKSCTSITLLHVLLK, from the exons ATGGAGTACCTGCAGGTCCTGAAACGCGGGCTGCAGCAGCTCAGCGGCCACGGTGGCCTCCGCGGCTATCTACGAGTTTTCTTCAG GGCAAACGATGTGAGGGTTGGTACATTAGTGGGGGAAgacaaatatggaaacaaatactATGAGGACAACAAGCAATTTTTTG GTCGTCACCGATGGGTTATATATACAACTGAAATGAATGGCAAGAACACATTTTGGGATGTGGATGGAAGCATGGTCCCCCCTGAATG gcctccctgttccctgaaacacaatattgaaattaagCCAATCAATAACCCTTCAAAGGCCTTTGAGTGttcaagagaaaggaagagttgcACATCTATCACTTTATTacatgtgctgctgaagtga